Proteins from one Arsenophonus apicola genomic window:
- the atpI gene encoding F0F1 ATP synthase subunit I has protein sequence MSVSLYNGKIALKLLLFQLMALVILSMAFYMNSVEWCLSAFAGGFACWLPNALFMLLIRYQKAVKKDVPIHIAWFFTIGEGVKVIITITVLVIALSIFKAEFLPLGLTYLAMLIIHIITPVVIR, from the coding sequence ATGTCTGTATCCCTCTACAACGGTAAAATTGCTTTAAAACTGTTGTTATTTCAGTTAATGGCGCTTGTAATCCTGAGTATGGCTTTCTACATGAATAGTGTAGAATGGTGCTTATCTGCTTTTGCGGGTGGGTTCGCATGTTGGTTACCTAATGCTTTGTTTATGCTGTTAATACGTTATCAAAAGGCAGTGAAAAAAGATGTTCCTATTCACATTGCATGGTTTTTTACCATTGGTGAGGGAGTCAAAGTTATTATAACAATAACTGTGTTGGTAATTGCTTTGAGTATATTTAAAGCAGAATTTTTGCCATTAGGTTTGACCTATTTAGCTATGTTGATTATTCACATCATTACACCAGTTGTAATTAGATAG
- the rsmG gene encoding 16S rRNA (guanine(527)-N(7))-methyltransferase RsmG, which translates to MSLITYFKTLLDKTDIILTNQQIQQLIAYIELLNKWNKTYNLTSVRSPEQMIIRHILDSIIVDKYLVGKRFIDVGTGPGLPGIPLAIVRPNAHFTLLDSLGKRVRFLRQIQHELMLKNIEPIQKRVEQYQPVEKFDGIISRAFASLQDMLSWCQHLPKQNGGQFYALKGTLSTNEISTFPANFKLNKIISLDVPGLDEQRHLVMLGFN; encoded by the coding sequence ATGAGCTTAATAACCTATTTTAAAACTTTATTAGATAAAACAGATATTATTTTGACAAATCAGCAAATACAGCAGCTAATTGCCTATATTGAATTATTAAATAAATGGAATAAAACATATAATTTAACTTCAGTTAGATCACCTGAACAAATGATTATTCGTCATATTTTAGATAGCATAATTGTAGATAAATATCTTGTTGGTAAACGATTTATTGATGTTGGAACAGGCCCTGGATTACCGGGTATACCACTTGCTATTGTTCGCCCGAATGCTCATTTCACACTGTTAGATAGTTTGGGAAAACGAGTCAGATTTTTACGACAAATACAACATGAATTGATGCTTAAAAACATAGAGCCTATCCAAAAACGAGTTGAACAATACCAACCGGTAGAAAAATTTGATGGCATTATAAGCCGGGCATTTGCTTCATTGCAGGATATGCTTTCTTGGTGTCAGCATCTTCCAAAGCAAAACGGAGGGCAATTCTATGCACTTAAAGGAACACTTTCCACAAATGAAATATCAACTTTTCCAGCTAATTTTAAGCTAAATAAAATTATTTCATTGGATGTACCTGGCCTCGATGAACAGCGACATTTAGTGATGTTGGGGTTCAATTAA